In a single window of the Zea mays cultivar B73 chromosome 5, Zm-B73-REFERENCE-NAM-5.0, whole genome shotgun sequence genome:
- the LOC100217137 gene encoding RNA pseudouridine synthase 7: MAAPPGGAGIVWQTPANPPESHDYIIRNGRRYVRPYYFEFISHVKNRWAGKTIVDLFTDEFKGRSRDYYVHAVKCGRLQVDGQMVHTDYIVKSSQKISHFLHRHEPPVLAGDISILKNEVDVVTICKPASVPVHPCGQYRKNTVVGILQAEHGLTPLFPVHRLDRLVSGLLIFAKNADRAECFRQQIEAGLLQKEYVAKVVGVFPDGEQTVDANVNFNAREGRSTVEISGGAGEEPNGKQALTRFQRICTDGTHSIVLCKPVTGRTHQIRVHLKQAGYPIANDELYLSGNFCPRSTKGTNASKKIAPSDPDSSAADHGSKDAGTDVEFDIDPMCTNCPNLAPVGYDRDEEGLWLHCVRYTGPDWSYECPYPDWAFLGSVSTKKMKS, translated from the exons ATGGCAGCACCGCCCGGGGGAGCGGGGATAGTGTGGCAGACGCCGGCCAACCCGCCCGAGTCGCACGACTACATCATCCGCAACG GTCGGCGCTACGTGAGGCCTTACTACTTCGAGTTCATCTCCCAT GTGAAGAACAGATGGGCTGGAAAGACCATCGTTGACCTCTTCACTGATGAGTTCAAAGGGCGTTCCCGCGATTACTAT GTTCATGCAGTGAAGTGTGGGAGGCTTCAGGTTGATGGGCAAATGGTTCACACAGACTATATTGTGAAATCATCACAAAAGATAAGCCACTTCTTGCATAG GCACGAGCCACCTGTCTTGGCGGGTGATATTTCAATACTTAAGAATGAAGTTGATGTCGTAACTATTTGCAAACCAGCTTCTGTTCCA GTTCATCCATGTGGTCAATACCGCAAGAATACTGTAGTTGGGATTCTGCAGGCAGAGCATGGGTTAACACCCCTATTTC CGGTGCATCGGTTAGATCGTTTGGTTTCAGGCCTCCTTATATTTGCAAAAAATGCCGACAGAGCTGAATGTTTCAGGCAACAG ATTGAAGCTGGTCTGCTGCAAAAAGAATATGTGGCCAAGGTTGTTGGGGTTTTTCCTGATGGTGAG CAAACCGTCGATGCCAATGTAAATTTCAACGCACGGGAAGGAAGGAGTACCGTGGAG ATTAGTGGTGGTGCTGGTGAAGAACCAAATGGAAAACAAGCACTCACTAGGTTTCAAAGGATTTGCACGGATGGGACTCACAGTATTGTCTTGTGCAAACCTGTGACTGGTCGAACTCACCAG ATAAGGGTGCATCTAAAGCAAGCTGGTTATCCAATAGCTAATGATGAGCTGTACCTATCGGGGAACTTTTGTCCACGATCAACAAAAGGAACAAATGCCAGTAAAAAAATTGCACCATCAGATCCAGACAGTAGTGCTGCTGATCATGGCAGCAAAGATGCAGGAACGGATGTGGAGTTTGATATCGACCCCATGTGCACAAACTGTCCAAATCTTGCTCCAGTAGG TTATGATAGAGATGAGGAAGGACTATGGTTGCATTGTGTGCGGTACACTGGTCCTGATTGGAGCTACGAATGTCCTTATCCTGATTGGGCGTTCCTTGGTAGCGTGTCAACAAAGAAGATGAAGTCATGA